From Ardenticatenales bacterium:
TAGGCGGAGCGCATCGTGAGCAGCATGTTTGTGCCCGTATCCCCGTCCGGGACGGGAAAAACGTTCAAGCTGTTGACGTGCTGATGATGTTTCTCTAACCACACAAGGCTTGCCAGAGCGAGCTTACGCAGTTGTTGGCCGTTGCATGTGTACCATTTTTGTGCCGGCATAACCCTTTCCATTTCCTCAACTGTCACACTACATCCTCACTTCTTGCCCACGGTCGTCCATCCGACGCGGAATGCCGTCGCCGCTGCCCGCGGGGTTCGGTTTGCCTTCTCTCAACAAAGGTGTCTGGCAAACACAACGTCTTTCGCCGCGCCTCATACACCACAAACCGGTGGCCTGCCCGAAGACCTGGCCTCTTTATTGCCGCTGTTTTCGCGGCCGGCAAACTTCCTATTCCTGGTCTTCGCTGATGCGCAGCCCCTGCACAAACACATTCACCGCCTTCACGGGAATGCCCAATGCTTTTTCTACGTGAAATTTGACCGTATTCTGGATACTCTCGGCCACCACGCGAATGCGTGTGCCATACTGCACTATCACATAAACGTCAATGAATAACTGGTTGTCTTCCAGTTTCACGTCGATGCCCCGTCGGCTATCCCGCGACAAAACATTGCTAATGCCATCCGCCAGGTTCTTGTTGGCCATGCCTACCACGCCATAGCATTGGTGCACGGCCTGATTGGTGATGGTAGCCACCGTTGTCGTGGAAATATCAATGGTTCCCAGTTTTTCCTCTTTGGTTGGCATGGATACTCCTAAAAGCAAAAGTCAGCCGCCGGCAGGGCATCGTCATAACGATACAATCGGCCCCACCGCTGTTGACCCTATGATACCTCAGATGTGGCGCACATTCCCAAATTGCCGCGCCACGAGCGCATCGCGCCGCCCGCTTGCCGGTCCGGTTCGACGGGCAAACCAGGGGCCACCGATTGGGGGGATGGATGGTTGCCGTTTGATGCCGGCATTTTGGGGAAAATGCGTCGACAACGGCGAACGACGTGGGCTTGCGCGAACCACACCATCCTATTATAATTCTATCCGCTTATTTGAAAACAAAGCGACCGTTTTGGTAGAAAAATCACCCTTCTGGTCGCTTTTACTTTGGTAAGGTAGGTGGAATTATGGCGAAATGTGAGCTATGTGGCAAGGGACCTATGACCGGGAACAACGTGAGCTTCTCCCAGAAGAAGACACGCCGCGTCTTTCGGCCCAATATCCAGCGCGCCACATTCTACGAAGGCGACCGCAAAGTCAAGAAATATGTCTGTGCCCGCTGCTTGAAAACCGTCAGCAAATCGTAGGCAGACATCTCTCCTCACTCTTGAGGACACCCCTCGACAAAGACGCCAGCCCCCACAGGCTGGCTTTTTTGTTGCGAAGGACGGGCGAATCTGCGGGTTTGCGCGCGAGTCTGCGGGTTTGCGCGTGAGTCTGCGGGTTGGCGAGTCCGCGGGTTTGCGCGTGAACCTGTATAATTTCCCGGCGTGCAAATCCCCCAACTTCTCCCAACCGCCCTCATACCTCATACCTCATACCTCATACCTCATCCTTCATACCTCATCCTCATCCTTCCCAATAACACTCGTCAGCACCGAACGCGCCGCCGCCGCCAGCAACGCGGCGCGGACATCCGCTTCCGTTTCCGCCGTGACCAGGGCTATCATGTTGCCCCCCCGCCCGCCGCCGCTCAGTTTCGCTCCCAACGCCCCCGCCTGTCGCGCCACCGTTATCAGCCGTTCCAACGAATCCGCGGAAACCGTCATCTCTCGCAGCACCTCCTGGTTCTCGTTCATCAGCGCGCCCACCCGTGGCGCGGTTCCCGCCTCAATGGCTTGCCGCGCCTGTTGGGCAATCGCGCCGCAATGAGCGAACAGCGCCTCATAGCGCGTTGGGTCCGCCTGCCACTGGCGACGCACATCCCCCACCACCTCCCGCGTGGAACTGCTCACGCCCGTGTCCGCCACCAGGATGCGCAGCGGTCGCGCCACGACGAACGTCTCCACGAGATTGCGCGGCTGCCGCCGCACGAAGTACACGGGTTTTTCGCAGGCGACAACGGTATTGTCGATGCCGCTGGGCGTGCCGTGATGCAGGCGTTCCACGGCAAAAGTGAGGCGGGACACTTCTTCATCCGTTGCCAGTGAATCCAGGCCAAGATGACGGGCGAGGGCGCGCAGGAGAGCGGCGGCGGTGGCCGCGCCGCTGCCCAGTCCGCTGGCGATAGGGATGTCGCTGTGAATCGTTATATCTAAAGATGGCAGCGTGGACAGACCCGCCACTTCTTGCAGCAAACGGATCGCGGCGGCAAAGGGGTCATCGTCGGCTGCTTTCGCCAGCGTATACTGGTAGTTGAGATTGGTCAGGTTGAGGCAAATACGTGGCCCATCCGGCGCGTTCGCGGCGTCCGCGACCGTGGCCCGCGCGCGTACCTGGCTGATAGGGGCGGCAATAGCGGGATGCCCGTAAACGACGGCGTGCTCGCCAAACAAGATGATCTTTCCCGGGGCGCTGGCTTGCGTTGTTCGCTCAGTTACCATGCAGTTATTCACCTAGATGGTTCGTAATAGAGTGTGGAGTTATTTTCGGGCGATTACTAAGTAGAGGCAGCCTGTTAGAGGATGTAGAGGGCGACCAGAACGGTGCCGGCCCACAAGGCCATGTCAATTTGCAGTGGGCGGTCGTGCAGGAGAATGTCCTCGGGGATGCCGCCTTCGCCACGAATGTGGATGAGGTAGAGGTAGCGAAAGACGGCGTAGAGGATGAAGGGGATGGTGAGCATCATCAGGTGGTTTTGGGGCAGTCCTTCGGCAAGGAAGGTGTATAGGCTGTAGGCGACGATGACGCTGGTGGTGACAATGCTGATGAGGCGGTCAATGAGGTCGAGGCTGTATTCCTGGAGGATGGCGCGATGATTGCCGGCATCTCCGCCCAACAAGATCAACTCATGCCGCCGCTTGCCCAACGCCATAAACAGCGCCAGCAGCCCCATGCAGACGTACAACCAGGGGGAAAACCGCTGCACCGTGATCACCGCCGTGCCCGCGCCCACGCGCAGCACAAAGCCCGCCGCCACGACCATCACGTCCAACAGCGCCACATGCTTCAAGCGAAAAGTGTACGCTATTTGCAGGACCAGGTAGATGAGCAGCACCAACGCCAGGTCATGGCTGAGCAGCGCGGCTGCCCCCAGGCTGCCCACGGCCAGCACCACGGCGGCCACTTGCGCCACCACCGGGCTCAATTGACCTGCCGGCAGGGGCCGTCGCCGCTTGATGGGATGTTGGCGGTCGCTTTCGATGTCCGCCAGATCATTCATCAAGTAGACGGCGCTGGACATGAAGCACAACAAGATAAAAGCCGCGAGCGTTCGCAGCAGGCTGGGCACGTCAAATAGCTTGGAATCGAAAACCAGGGCCGCGAAAACAAAGATGTTTTTGCTCCATTGGCGCGGCCGCATTGTCTTGAATAATCCCGATAGCACGCTTTCTCTCCATGTTAGTTTCGCGTGCCGATTATACACGGAATGTATCTATTCAGCCTCAGGGGGCTTTTTCCACAAACCTTCGCGGAAGCTCGATCTCAGGCCCAAAGTGGCTCGGCTTTCCAGCGATTTAGGAGCGGAAATCAAATAAGATGACGCAGTCATTTCCTTTGGAGCAACCACGCAAACACCGCGCACTTCCCGAAAAACAAAAAACGGAGACCAGCCGCAACCGGTCTCCGTCTTCATACAGCATAATGGCAGGTTAAAACCTACATGAATGGGGAACCTCCACCAATGGCCCCGTTTCCGCCCGACAGAATATTGATAACCGCCGTTAAGGCGAGGGCAATGGAAGGCAACAGACTTAACATGGCGTAATACTTGCGCTTCATTGTGATTTACCCTCCAATTGCTCCATTACCACCTTTCATTTGACGCTCTCCTTGTTTCGAACTGGGTCGCCCAGACACAGGCAACGAGAAAAAGTTGACATATCCATTCCTGAAGCAGCCCGCCCGGTTACAGCTAAGGCGGGCGAACGTCATATGAAGCGGTTCATCTGACCGCCACGAAAGGAGGGATATTTCTCTTTCACGCGCACCTTTACGGGACCGAAAAAGGGGATCCTGAACTGGCTTGCCGTTATTTTGGGCTGCTTGTACCTGATAGAAAGCGAACCTGGCATAGGGCAATGTCCCTGATAAAGGCGCGAAAAAGACAGGCGTTTTTTTCCAGGCAACGAAAACTGCCTGGAAATCAGGCGATTTGCTGTTAATTATGTGGTTTAATCGACCATATCGCCTGTTTGGGCGACGTTTCTTATGGCTTTTTTCCACCAATTGTAAACATTGTAAAACTTCGGATAGTCTTTGTCAAGCAAGCGGCGTGGTACCAAAGTGTGACATATGCCTTGTGCCAGGCGGAGCGCGCCGCCGGCAGAGGTGGTTTGAGACTGTCCTGCGAATAGACGACAAAAGTCTCACACCGGCCTTGACATGGATACGCCCGGCCAAGACTTTTGTCATTTTTCATCCGACGTGGCGATGGGCAGCGCCATCGCCGCCGCGCCCCGACGCCAATTGGATCCCAAATTGAGAATTGCCGGCAGAAATTGACCGTACTTGGAGGTGTGGCTATAATACAGTGTGTGTCGCCCTGGTGGCGGAATTGGCATACGCGGTAGGTTGAGGGCCTATGCCCTTTGGGCGTGGAGGTTCGAGTCCTCTCCAGGGCACAAGAAGAAAAAGCGTCAGGATTGACCTCAATCCTGACGCTTTTTTGTTGGTGTGTGGCTGCGCTTCGCTCAAGAAGGCGTGCGTTCGGGAAGATGGAAGCGATTATCCTGCGCCAGGGTGCGCTGCAAGCCGGCGCGCAGGCTGACCTGGGGGCGAAAACCCAGGAGCATTTCCGCTTTGGTGATGTCGGCCACGAGGCGGCTGACACCGCCGCTTTTTTCCGTGTTATCAATACGGTTGACGCCGTGCCCTACGATCTGCTCCAGCAGGTTCACCAGCTCGTGAATAGAGGTTTCCACGCCGCTGCCCACATTGATCACCTGGCGGTTGATGTCGCGGGCGGCGGCGGCATTCACCAGCGCCTGCACCACGTCGGAGATGTAGACGAAGTCGCGCGTTTGCTTGCCTGAGCCGAAGACGACGAGGGAGCCGCCGGTGATGGCTGCGTGCAGGAAGCGGGGGACGATGGGGGCGTGGGAGACGGGCAGCGCCTGGCCCGGTCCGTAGGCGTTGAAGATGCGTAGGGCGACTGTTTCGATCCCCCAGAGGTCGCCGATGGTGTGCAGGTATTGTTCCGCGGCCCATTTGCTGACGGCGTAGGGGGAGTCCGGGCGCGGGGTGTCGTTTTCGTGGACGGGCTGCTGGGATTGTTGCCCATACACCGCGCCTGATGATGCGAGGACGACGCGGCGAATGCCGGCATCTCTCGTAGCCTCCATCAAACTCACCGTGCCCCCCACATTCACCTCATTATACGCACGCGGGTACAGCACCGACTGCGGCACAGACACCCGCGCCGCCAGATGATAGACGCAATCCACATCTTGCAACAGCGACCACAGCAGCGGCACATTATTCACGTCCCCGCGCGAGAACAACACCAGCGGAGACAACGCTGCCTTATCGCCACTGCTCAAATCGTCCAGCACGCGCACTTCGTGTCCATCTTCCGCCAGGCGATTGGCCAGCGCCGCCCCTAAAAAACCCGCCCCGCCAGTAATC
This genomic window contains:
- a CDS encoding Asp23/Gls24 family envelope stress response protein, which produces MPTKEEKLGTIDISTTTVATITNQAVHQCYGVVGMANKNLADGISNVLSRDSRRGIDVKLEDNQLFIDVYVIVQYGTRIRVVAESIQNTVKFHVEKALGIPVKAVNVFVQGLRISEDQE
- a CDS encoding 50S ribosomal protein L28; protein product: MAKCELCGKGPMTGNNVSFSQKKTRRVFRPNIQRATFYEGDRKVKKYVCARCLKTVSKS
- the mvk gene encoding mevalonate kinase, with translation MVTERTTQASAPGKIILFGEHAVVYGHPAIAAPISQVRARATVADAANAPDGPRICLNLTNLNYQYTLAKAADDDPFAAAIRLLQEVAGLSTLPSLDITIHSDIPIASGLGSGAATAAALLRALARHLGLDSLATDEEVSRLTFAVERLHHGTPSGIDNTVVACEKPVYFVRRQPRNLVETFVVARPLRILVADTGVSSSTREVVGDVRRQWQADPTRYEALFAHCGAIAQQARQAIEAGTAPRVGALMNENQEVLREMTVSADSLERLITVARQAGALGAKLSGGGRGGNMIALVTAETEADVRAALLAAAARSVLTSVIGKDEDEV
- a CDS encoding decaprenyl-phosphate phosphoribosyltransferase, yielding MLSGLFKTMRPRQWSKNIFVFAALVFDSKLFDVPSLLRTLAAFILLCFMSSAVYLMNDLADIESDRQHPIKRRRPLPAGQLSPVVAQVAAVVLAVGSLGAAALLSHDLALVLLIYLVLQIAYTFRLKHVALLDVMVVAAGFVLRVGAGTAVITVQRFSPWLYVCMGLLALFMALGKRRHELILLGGDAGNHRAILQEYSLDLIDRLISIVTTSVIVAYSLYTFLAEGLPQNHLMMLTIPFILYAVFRYLYLIHIRGEGGIPEDILLHDRPLQIDMALWAGTVLVALYIL
- a CDS encoding NAD-dependent epimerase/dehydratase family protein, with protein sequence MRFLITGGAGFLGAALANRLAEDGHEVRVLDDLSSGDKAALSPLVLFSRGDVNNVPLLWSLLQDVDCVYHLAARVSVPQSVLYPRAYNEVNVGGTVSLMEATRDAGIRRVVLASSGAVYGQQSQQPVHENDTPRPDSPYAVSKWAAEQYLHTIGDLWGIETVALRIFNAYGPGQALPVSHAPIVPRFLHAAITGGSLVVFGSGKQTRDFVYISDVVQALVNAAAARDINRQVINVGSGVETSIHELVNLLEQIVGHGVNRIDNTEKSGGVSRLVADITKAEMLLGFRPQVSLRAGLQRTLAQDNRFHLPERTPS